A window of the Nisaea acidiphila genome harbors these coding sequences:
- a CDS encoding BON domain-containing protein translates to MPRAALLLLPLFLLPLAAGGCTPVGVAVGAGATAATASQSERGLEGTARDIAIKTEINHYLFQKNVDLFSAVGLSVEDGRVLLTGSVPRPEDRIEAARLAWKADGIREVINEIQVVDNSDIVDKARDTWIETQLETQMLFDSGISSINYDVDTVNGTVYLFGIAQSNAELQLVINHARNLDYVRNVVSYVRVKGAS, encoded by the coding sequence ATGCCGAGAGCCGCTCTCCTTCTTCTGCCTCTGTTCCTTCTCCCGCTCGCCGCCGGTGGCTGCACGCCGGTCGGAGTCGCCGTCGGCGCCGGCGCCACCGCAGCGACCGCCAGCCAGTCCGAGCGCGGCCTCGAAGGCACAGCGCGCGACATCGCGATCAAGACCGAGATCAATCACTATCTCTTTCAAAAGAACGTGGACCTGTTTTCCGCGGTCGGTCTCTCGGTCGAGGACGGACGCGTGCTGCTGACAGGTTCGGTGCCGAGGCCGGAAGACCGGATCGAAGCGGCCCGGCTCGCCTGGAAGGCCGACGGCATCCGCGAAGTGATCAACGAGATCCAGGTGGTCGACAATTCCGACATCGTGGATAAAGCCCGCGACACCTGGATCGAGACCCAGCTGGAAACCCAGATGCTGTTCGACAGCGGCATCAGCTCAATCAATTACGATGTCGATACGGTCAACGGCACGGTCTATCTCTTCGGCATCGCCCAGAGCAATGCCGAACTGCAGCTGGTCATCAACCATGCCCGAAATCTCGACTATGTGCGCAACGTCGTGAGCTACGTCAGGGTCAAGGGCGCCTCCTGA
- a CDS encoding YraN family protein, with protein sequence MRPRGVSGEAVARRRAQRFGILAEALCRFILRLKGYRILASRLRTKVGEIDILAERGRTLAIVEVKARPTERAAREAVTNVQWRRLQRAALWVQRGNAHLAQHRLRFDLFAVAHWRVPRHIQNVWIADHNI encoded by the coding sequence ATGAGGCCCCGCGGCGTCAGTGGCGAAGCCGTCGCGCGGCGCAGGGCGCAGCGCTTCGGGATCCTCGCCGAGGCGCTCTGCCGTTTCATCCTGCGGCTGAAGGGATACCGCATTCTGGCCAGCCGGCTGCGCACAAAGGTCGGCGAGATCGACATCCTTGCGGAACGCGGCCGCACCCTCGCCATCGTCGAGGTGAAGGCCCGGCCGACGGAGCGAGCGGCGCGGGAGGCTGTTACGAATGTGCAATGGCGGCGGCTGCAGCGGGCGGCGCTCTGGGTCCAGCGGGGAAATGCACATCTCGCGCAGCACCGTCTCAGATTTGACCTATTCGCAGTGGCACACTGGCGCGTTCCCCGCCATATTCAGAATGTCTGGATCGCCGACCACAATATATAG
- a CDS encoding DNA/RNA non-specific endonuclease, which translates to MYGFPRQCRLSGLSALLLLLIFPRAPLLAEPLLDPNCLQACPKAQSENLLVRRESHTLSNNAATKFADWVAYEVAPADIGKSKKRVWRADPEIPPEETLEPADYKGAHKALKTDRGHQAPLASFSNAPDWATTNYLSNITPQKSALNQGPWKNLESAVRTLAKSDAGTVHVLTGPLYEHEMPALPEADEPHRVPSGYWKIVLLTREGTVLAAGFVLDQETSRRADYCDGRHDVSVSEIARRSGLVFAPGTVSAPAGDLRTRLGCTAPVSVGALPD; encoded by the coding sequence ATGTACGGCTTTCCGCGGCAGTGCCGCCTGTCCGGGCTTTCGGCCCTGCTCCTGCTACTCATTTTTCCCCGCGCGCCGCTTCTGGCGGAGCCGCTCCTGGACCCGAACTGTCTGCAAGCCTGTCCGAAGGCGCAGAGCGAAAACCTGCTCGTCCGCCGCGAGAGCCACACGCTCTCGAACAACGCGGCGACCAAATTTGCGGACTGGGTCGCTTACGAGGTCGCGCCTGCCGATATCGGCAAGTCGAAGAAGAGGGTCTGGCGCGCGGACCCGGAGATCCCGCCGGAGGAGACTCTGGAGCCGGCGGACTATAAGGGGGCCCACAAGGCGCTGAAGACCGACCGCGGCCACCAAGCGCCGCTCGCCAGTTTTTCCAACGCCCCCGATTGGGCGACGACAAACTATCTCTCCAACATCACGCCGCAGAAGAGTGCGCTCAATCAGGGCCCCTGGAAGAACCTGGAAAGCGCGGTGCGTACGCTGGCCAAATCGGACGCGGGAACGGTCCATGTCCTCACCGGGCCGCTCTACGAGCACGAGATGCCGGCGCTGCCCGAAGCCGACGAGCCGCATCGGGTGCCGAGCGGATATTGGAAGATCGTGCTGCTGACGCGCGAGGGGACGGTGCTGGCGGCCGGCTTCGTACTGGACCAGGAAACGTCAAGGCGTGCCGATTACTGCGACGGACGCCACGACGTATCGGTATCGGAAATAGCCCGGCGCAGCGGGCTTGTCTTCGCCCCCGGAACGGTCTCTGCTCCGGCGGGCGATCTCCGCACCCGTCTTGGCTGCACTGCCCCTGTCAGCGTCGGTGCCTTGCCGGACTGA
- a CDS encoding SirB1 family protein: MIPDPESTRASLERIGKEGLAAEGLAEAALLLASLDRPGVPLDRYREQLDSFSESARARGESSPAAALAETFAGEFGFAGDEKTYDDPQNANLIRVIDRRKGLPVALGILYIATARALGLDAGGLNFPNHFLIRVQDGGARQIIDPFNGGAVLDARDLRRLLTSFQGEQAELSQAHYRDVSDLDILLRLQNNIKLRLLRNGKLEPALRVIRDMRLLAPGLPSLMREEGLLLARKGERRAAIGCLRDFLATDNIPEPERLEVARMLQVLESQLN, translated from the coding sequence ATGATCCCCGATCCGGAGAGCACCCGCGCTAGCCTCGAGAGGATCGGCAAGGAGGGCCTCGCGGCAGAGGGTCTCGCCGAAGCGGCACTGCTGCTGGCCTCCCTCGACCGCCCTGGCGTGCCGCTGGACCGCTATCGCGAGCAACTCGACTCCTTCAGCGAGAGCGCGCGGGCCCGCGGCGAAAGCAGCCCTGCCGCGGCGCTCGCTGAGACCTTCGCCGGGGAATTCGGCTTTGCGGGCGACGAGAAGACCTATGACGACCCGCAGAACGCCAACCTGATCCGCGTGATCGACCGGCGCAAGGGCCTGCCGGTCGCGCTCGGCATTCTCTATATCGCGACGGCACGGGCGCTCGGACTCGATGCCGGAGGGCTTAATTTCCCGAACCATTTCCTGATCCGCGTCCAGGACGGCGGTGCCCGGCAGATCATCGACCCCTTCAACGGCGGTGCGGTCCTCGATGCCCGCGATCTCAGGCGCCTGCTGACAAGTTTTCAGGGTGAGCAGGCCGAGTTGAGCCAGGCGCATTACCGCGATGTCAGCGACCTCGATATTTTGTTGCGACTCCAGAACAATATCAAGCTGCGCCTGCTCCGCAACGGCAAGCTGGAGCCGGCACTCCGGGTGATTCGCGACATGCGGCTTCTGGCACCCGGCCTCCCGAGCCTGATGCGCGAGGAAGGCCTGTTGCTGGCCCGCAAGGGCGAGCGCCGCGCCGCGATCGGCTGCCTCAGGGATTTCCTCGCCACGGACAATATCCCCGAGCCGGAACGGCTGGAGGTCGCGCGCATGCTTCAAGTTCTGGAAAGTCAATTGAACTGA
- the gshB gene encoding glutathione synthase produces the protein MGLGVAIQMDPIEAIDINGDSSFVMALEAKRRGHKLYHYQPKDLSFRDRKVLARVRALDVRRELGNHYSLGEPETVDLSEMDVVLMRQDPPFDMSYITATHILEHIHPKTLVVNDPVHVRNAPEKLFVTHFEDVMPPTLITNDREQILEFRAEHEDIIVKPLFGNGGAGVFHLKPGDENLNSLLELFTEMYREPVIVQRYLPEVRQGDKRVILIDGKAVGAINRVPAAGEARSNMHVGGRAEKAELTARDREICEIIGPTLAEKGLIFVGIDVIGRYLTEINVTSPTGLQELGRFDGRSIEAELWDAIESKLG, from the coding sequence ATGGGGCTCGGCGTCGCCATCCAGATGGACCCGATCGAGGCAATCGACATCAACGGGGACAGCAGCTTCGTCATGGCGCTCGAGGCCAAGCGCCGGGGCCACAAGCTCTATCATTACCAGCCGAAGGATCTGAGTTTCCGGGACCGCAAGGTGCTGGCCCGGGTCCGCGCGCTCGACGTGCGCCGCGAGCTCGGCAACCATTACAGTCTAGGCGAGCCGGAGACGGTGGATCTCTCGGAGATGGACGTGGTCCTGATGCGTCAGGATCCGCCTTTCGACATGTCCTACATCACCGCGACCCACATCCTGGAGCATATCCACCCGAAGACGCTGGTGGTGAACGACCCGGTGCATGTACGGAACGCACCGGAGAAACTCTTCGTCACCCATTTCGAAGACGTGATGCCGCCCACCCTGATCACCAACGACCGGGAGCAGATCCTGGAGTTCCGGGCCGAGCACGAGGACATCATCGTCAAGCCGCTCTTCGGCAATGGCGGCGCCGGGGTCTTTCACCTGAAGCCCGGCGACGAGAACCTGAACTCCCTGCTTGAGCTTTTCACCGAGATGTATCGCGAGCCGGTGATCGTGCAGCGCTATCTGCCGGAGGTCCGCCAGGGCGACAAGCGGGTGATCCTGATCGACGGCAAGGCGGTCGGCGCGATCAACCGCGTGCCGGCAGCGGGCGAGGCCCGTTCCAACATGCATGTCGGCGGCCGCGCGGAAAAGGCGGAGTTGACCGCGCGCGACCGTGAAATCTGCGAAATCATCGGCCCGACCCTCGCCGAGAAGGGGCTGATCTTCGTCGGCATCGACGTGATCGGCCGCTATCTGACCGAGATCAACGTCACCTCTCCGACCGGCCTGCAGGAGCTCGGCCGTTTCGACGGTCGTTCGATCGAGGCGGAACTCTGGGACGCGATCGAGTCCAAGCTCGGATAA